A section of the Perognathus longimembris pacificus isolate PPM17 chromosome 7, ASM2315922v1, whole genome shotgun sequence genome encodes:
- the Cnr2 gene encoding cannabinoid receptor 2: protein MEACRGLRSVNSSEGGLEFNPTEDYMILSSSQATAVGVMCLLLGLLSALENAAVLYLIASSRRLRGKPSYLFIGSLATADLLASLVFAYNFVVFHVFHGKDSISGFLLKIGSVTLAFTASVGSLLLTAADRYLCLLYPPAYKTLLTRGRAWGALGVMWALSAFISYLPLMGWTCCPKPCSQLFPLIPNDYLVGWLVFISLLFASIIYTYGRVLWKAHQHTASLAGHQERQVPGAARMRLDVRLAKTLGLVLAVLLLCWLPSLILMVYSVLTPLSRQDKEAFAFCCMLCLVNSMANPVIYGLRSGEIRSSAHRRLARCRKLLWDRDLQGKEEARSSITETEAEGKFTSDHTPES, encoded by the coding sequence ATGGAGGCATGCCGGGGGCTGAGGTCGGTCAACAGCTCGGAGGGGGGCTTGGAGTTCAACCCCACGGAGGATTACATGATCCTCAGCAGTTCGCAGGCGACGGCAGTCGGGGTGATGTGCCTGCTTCTGGGCCTGCTGAGCGCCCTGGAGAACGCGGCGGTGCTCTACCTCATCGCGTCCTCCCGCCGCCTCCGAGGGAAGCCCTCCTACCTCTTCATCGGCAGCTTGGCCACCGCCGACTTGCTGGCCAGCCTGGTCTTCGCCTACAACTTTGTCGTTTTCCACGTCTTCCACGGCAAGGACAGCATAAGCGGGTTCCTGCTCAAGATCGGCAGCGTGACCTTGGCCTTCACGGCCTCGGTGGGCAGCCTGCTGCTGACCGCCGCTGACCGCTACCTCTGTCTGCTCTACCCGCCCGCCTACAAAACGCTCCTCACCCGGGGCAGGGCATGGGGGGCCTTGGGCGTCATGTGGGCCCTCTCGGCCTTCATCTCCTACCTGCCTCTCATGGGGTGGACTTGCTGCCCCAAGCCCTGCTCCCAGCTTTTCCCACTCATCCCCAACGACTACCTTGTGGGCTGGCTTGTGTTCATCAGCCTCCTCTTCGCCAGCATTATCTACACCTATGGGCGCGTCCTCTGGAAAGCCCACCAGCACACAGCCAGCTTGGCAGGGCACCAAGAAAGGCAGGTGCCAGGGGCGGCCCGGATGAGGCTGGATGTGAGGTTGGCGAAGACCCTGGGGCTGGTGCTGGctgtgctgctcctctgctggTTGCCCTCCTTGATCCTCATGGTTTACAGCGTGCTCACCCCGCTGAGCCGCCAGGACAAGGAGGCCTTCGCCTTCTGCTGCATGCTGTGCCTCGTCAACTCCATGGCCAACCCTGTCATCTACGGCCTGCGCAGCGGGGAGATCCGCTCCTCCGCCCACCGCCGCCTGGCCCGCTGCAGGAAGCTCCTGTGGGACCGCGACCTCCAAGGGAAAGAGGAAGCCAGGTCCTCCATCACCGAGACGGAGGCGGAGGGGAAGTTCACCTCAGATCACACCCCAGAATCCTAG